In a genomic window of Rhizophagus irregularis chromosome 11, complete sequence:
- a CDS encoding uncharacterized protein (SECRETED:cutsite_GSS-QQ; SECRETED:prob_0.5161); SECRETED:SignalP(1-19), whose protein sequence is MKFNLFLLLIATLLVVGSSQQNVYNIQDFTTKKYWAINKTSKTPQVGLVTNKGQAETWKITTAADGKSYISPNSDIKLLVTYKKDGEPLALESTTGKASEWKLVNTHTSDLVAIQSFANPNDYANVGGFFGNSVVSSANNQDTHWKLEQIHLKRVTK, encoded by the coding sequence atgaaattcaaCCTTTTTTTGCTCCTTATAGCCACCCTTCTCGTTGTCGGGTCGTCTCAGCAGaatgtttataatattcaagaCTTTACCACCAAAAAATATTGggcaataaataaaacttctaAAACTCCTCAAGTTGGTCTAGTAACAAACAAAGGTCAAGCTGAAACGTGGAAAATAACTACTGCTGCAGATGGCAAATCTTACATTAGTCCCAATAGCGATATTAAGTTATTAGTCACATACAAGAAGGACGGAGAACCTCTTGCTCTTGAAAGTACTACAGGTAAAGCATCGGAATGGAAACTTGTAAATACACATACTTCCGATTTGGTAGCCATTCAATCTTTTGCAAATCCAAATGATTATGCAAATGTCGGAGGATTTTTTGGTAATTCGGTTGTTTCTAGTGCTAATAATCAAGACACGCATTGGAAATTAGAACAAATTCACTTAAAACGtgtaactaaataa